In a genomic window of Nomascus leucogenys isolate Asia chromosome 4, Asia_NLE_v1, whole genome shotgun sequence:
- the NKTR gene encoding NK-tumor recognition protein isoform X5, translated as MNPKGHSERSDTNEKRSVDSSAKREKPVVRPEEIPPVPENRFLLRRDMPVVTAEPEPKIPDVAPVVSDQKPSVSKSGRKIKGRGTIRYHTPPRSRSCSESDDDDSSETPPHWKEEMQRLRAYRPPSGEKWSKGDKLSDPCSSRWDERSLSQRSRSWSYNGYYSDLSTARHSDGHHKKRRKEKKVKHKKKGKKQKHCRRHKQTKKRRILIPSDIESSKSSTRRMKSSCDRERSSRSSSLSSHHSSKRDWSKSDKDVQSSLTHSSRDSYRSKSHSRSYSRGSSRSRTASKSSSHSRSRSKSRSSSKSGHRKRASKSPRKTASQLSENKPVKTEPLRAAMAQNENVIVQPVVAENIPVIPLSDSPPPSRWKPGQKPWKPSYERIQEMKAKTTHLLPIQSTYSLANIKETGSSSSYHKREKNSESDQSTYSKYSDRSSESSPRSRSRSSRSRSYSRSYTRSRSLASSHSRSRSPSSRSHSRNKYSDHSQCSRSSSYTSISSDDGRRAKRRLRSSGKKNSVSHKKHSSSSEKTLHSKYVKGRDRSSCVRKYSESRSSLDYSSDSEQSSVQATQSAQEKEKQGQMERTHNKQEKNRGEEKSKPEWECPHSKKRTLKENLSDHLRNGSKPKRKNYAGSKWDSESNSERDVTKNSKNDSRPSSDKEEGEATSDSESEVSEIHIKVKPTTKSSANTSLPEDNGAWKSSKQRTSTSDSEGSCSNAENNRGKPQKHKHGSKENLKREHTKKVKEKLKGKKDKKHKAPKRKQAFHWQPPLEFGEEEEEEIDDKQVTQESKEKKVSENSETIKDNIPKTEKSSEEGNLSGNHNTVTVSSDLDQFTKDDSKLSISPTALNTEENVACLQNIQHVEESVPNGVGDVLQTDDNMEICTPDRSSPAKVEETSPLGNARLDTTDTNIVLKQDMATEHPQAEVVKQESSMSKSKVSGEVGKQDSGSASLASAGESTGKKEVAEKSQINLIDKKWKPLQGVGNLAAPTAATSSAVEVKVLTTVPEMKPQGLRIEIKSKNKVRPGSLFDEVRKTARLNRRPRNQESSSDEQTPRRDDDSQSRSPSRSRSKSETKSRHRTRSVSYSHSRSRSRSSTSSYRSRSYSRSRSRGWYSRGRTRSRSSSYRSYKSHRTSSRSRSRSSSYDPHSRSSRSYTYDSYYSRSRSRSRSQRSDSYHRGRSYNRRSRSCRSYGSDSESDRSYSHHRSPSESSRYS; from the exons ATGAACCCAAAAGG TCACTCTGAGAGGAGTGATACCAATGAAAAAAGATCAGTTGATTCCAGTGCTAAAAGGGAAAAACCTGTGGTCCGCCCAGAAGAGATTCCTCCAGTGCCTGAGAACCGATTTTTACTGAGAAGAGATATGCCTGTTGTTACTGCAGAACCTGAACC GAAGATTCCTGATGTTGCACCCGTTGTAAGTGATCAGAAACCATCTGTATCAAAGTCTGGACGGAAGATTAAAGGAAGGGGCACAATT cgCTATCACACACCTCCAAGATCAAGATCCTGTTCTGAGTCAGATGATGATGACAGCAGTGAAACTCCTCCTCACTGGAAAGAGGAAATGCAGAGATTAAGAGCGTATAGACCACCTAGTGGAGAAAAATGGAGTAAAGGAGATAA GTTAAGTGACCCCTGTTCAAGCCGATGGGATGAAAGAAGCTTGTCTCAGAGATCCAGATCATGGTCCTATAATGGATATTATTCAGACCTTAGTACAGCAAGACACTCTGATGGCCACCATAAAAAacgcagaaaagaaaaaaaggttaagcataaaaagaaagggaaaaagcagaaacactgcagaagacacaaacaaacaaagaagagaAGGATTCTTATACCATCTGACATAGAATCCTCAAAATCTTCCACTCGAAGAATGAAATCCTCTTGTGATAGAGAAAGGAGTTCTCGTTCTTCCTCATTATCGTCTCATCACTCATCAAAGAGAGACTGGTCTAAATCTGATAAGGATGTCCAGAGCTCTTTAACCCATTCCAGCAGAGACTCATACAGATCAAAATCTCACTCACGGTCTTATTCTAGAGGAAGCTCAAGATCAAGGACCGCGTCAAAGTCCTCATCACATTCTCGAAGTAGATCAAAGTCCAGATCTAGTTCCAAGTCTGGGCACCGAAAGAGAGCAtcaaaatcaccaagaaaaaCAGCTTCTCAGTTAAGTGAAAATAAACCAGTTAAAACAGAACCTTTAAGAGCAGCCATggcacaaaatgaaaatgtaatagtACAACCAGTTGTAGCAGAAAATATTCCTGTAATACCACTGAGTGACAGTCCCCCCCCTTCAAGATGGAAGCCTGGACAGAAACCTTGGAAGCCCTCTTATGAGCGAATTCAGGAAATGAAAGCTAAAACAACCCATTTGCTACCCATCCAAAGCACTTACAGTTTAGCAAATATTAAAGAGACTGGTAGCTCATCATCCtaccataaaagagaaaaaaattcagaaagtgaTCAGAGCACTTATTCAAAATACAGTGATAGAAGTTCAGAAAGCTCACCAAGGTCAAGGAGCAGATCTTCTAGGAGTAGATCTTATTCCAGATCATATACAAGATCACGTAGTCTAGCTAGTTCACATTCAAGGTCTAGGTCTCCATCATCTAGATCTCATTCACGAAATAAATACAGTGATCATTCACAGTGTAGTAGATCATCTTCATATACTTCTATTAGCAGTGATGATGGAAGGCGAGCTAAGAGGAGACTTAGatccagtgggaaaaaaaatagtgtttcacaTAAAAAGCATAGCAGCAGCTCTGAAAAGACACTTCACAGTAAATATGTCAAAGGTAGAGACAGGTCTTCATGTGTGAGAAAGTATAGCGAGAGCAGATCATCTTTAGATTATTCTTCAGACAGTGAGCAGTCAAGTGTTCAGGCCACACAGTCAGCCCAGGAAAAAGAGAAGCAGGGCCAAATGGAAAGAACacataataaacaagaaaaaaacagaggtgAAGAAAAATCCAAGCCTGAATGGGAATGCCCTCATTCaaaaaaaaggactttgaaaGAGAATCTTTCTGATCACCTTAGAAATGGCAGTAAGCCCAAAAGGAAGAATTATGCTGGTAGTAAATGGGACTCTGAGTCAAATTCAGAACGAGATGTaactaaaaacagtaaaaatgactCCCGTCCATCCTCTGACAAGGAGGAAGGTGAGGCCACATCCGATTCTGAATCAGAGGTTAGTGAAATTCACATCAAAGTCAAACCCACAACCAAGTCGTCCGCAAATACTTCACTGCCTGAAGATAATGGTGCTTGGAAATCAAGCAAACAGCGCACATCAACTTCTGACTCTGAGGGGTCCTGTTCCAATGCAGAAAACAATAGGGGAAAGCCACAAAAGCACAAACATGGGTCAAAGGAAAATCTTAAAAGAGAACacaccaaaaaagtgaaagagaaattgaaagggaaaaaagacaaaaagcacaaGGCTCCAAAACGAAAGCAAGCATTTCACTGGCAGCCTCCACTAGAATTtggtgaagaggaggaggaagagattgATGACAAGCAAGTTACTCaggaatcaaaagagaaaaaagtttctgAAAACAGTGAAACCATAAAAGATAATATTCCAAAAACTGAGAAATCCAGTGAAGAGGGCAACCTTTCAGGTAATCATAATACAGTGACTGTTTCATCAGATCTTGATCAGTTTACTAAAGATGATAGTAAACTCAGTATTTCTCCTACAGCTTTAAATACTGAGGAAAATGTGGCCTGTTTACAAAACATTCAGCATGTTGAAGAAAGTGTTCCCAATGGAGTGGGAGATGTGCTTCAAACAGATGACAACATGGAGATCTGTACTCCTGATAGGAGTTCCCCAGCAAAGGTAGAGGAGACTTCCCCTCTAGGAAATGCACGGCTTGATACCACAGATACAAACATTGTTTTGAAGCAGGATATGGCAACGGAACATCCTCAAGCAGAGGTAGTAAAACAGGAAAGCAGCATGTCCAAAAGTAAAGTGTCGGGTGAAGTGGGGAAACAGGACAGCGGCTCTGCTAGCTTGGCTAGTGCTGGAGAAAGTACCGGGAAGAAGGAGGTGGCTGAGAAGAGCCAGATCAACCTCATTGATAAGAAATGGAAGCCCCTGCAAGGTGTGGGGAACCTGGCAGCACCTACTGCTGCCACATCCAGTGCTGTGGAAGTTAAGGTGTTGACCACTGTGCCTGAAATGAAACCACAAGGCTTGAGaatagaaattaaaagcaaaaataaagttcGGCCTGGGTCTCTCTTTGATGAAGTAAGAAAGACAGCACGCTTAAACCGTAGACCAAGAAATCAGGAGAGTTCAAGTGATGAGCAGACGCCTCGTCGGGATGATGATAGCCAGTCCAGGAGTCCAAGTAGATCTCGAAGTAAATCTGAAACCAAGTCAAGACACAGAACAAGGTCTGTCTCCTATAGTCACTCAAGAAGTCGATCGAGAAGTTCCACATCATCTTATCG ATCAAGAAGCTACTCTAGAAGTCGGAGCAGAGGATGGTACAGCAGAGGCCGAACCAGAAGCCGGAGCAGTTCCTACCGGAGTTACAAAAGTCACAG GACGTCCAGCAGGAGCAGATCCAGGAGCAGCTCATATGATCCCCACAGTCGATCCAG CAGGTCCTACACCTATGATAGCTACTATAGCAGGAGTCGGAGTCGAAGTAGAAGCCAGAGAAGTGACAGTTACCACCGAGGCAGAAGTTATAATCGGCGGTCCAG GAGTTGTAGATCTTACGGCTCTGACAGTGAAAGTGACCGAAGTTACTCTCATCACCGGAGCCCCAGTGAGAGCAGCAGATATAGTTGA
- the NKTR gene encoding NK-tumor recognition protein isoform X2, whose translation MGAQDRPQCHFDIEINREPVGRIMFQLFSDICPKTCKNFLCLCSGEKGLGKTTGKKLCYKGSTFHRVVKNFMIQGGDFSEGNGKGGESIYGGYFKDENFILKHDRAFLLSMANRGKHTNGSQFFITTKPAPHLDGVHVVFGLVISGFEVIEQIENLKTDAASRPYADVRVIDCGVLATKSTKDVFEKKRKKPTHSEDSDSSSNSSSSSESSSESEIEHERSRRRKHKRRPKVKRSKKRRKEASSSEEPRNKHVMNPKGHSERSDTNEKRSVDSSAKREKPVVRPEEIPPVPENRFLLRRDMPVVTAEPEPKIPDVAPVVSDQKPSVSKSGRKIKGRGTIRYHTPPRSRSCSESDDDDSSETPPHWKEEMQRLRAYRPPSGEKWSKGDKLSDPCSSRWDERSLSQRSRSWSYNGYYSDLSTARHSDGHHKKRRKEKKVKHKKKGKKQKHCRRHKQTKKRRILIPSDIESSKSSTRRMKSSCDRERSSRSSSLSSHHSSKRDWSKSDKDVQSSLTHSSRDSYRSKSHSRSYSRGSSRSRTASKSSSHSRSRSKSRSSSKSGHRKRASKSPRKTASQLSENKPVKTEPLRAAMAQNENVIVQPVVAENIPVIPLSDSPPPSRWKPGQKPWKPSYERIQEMKAKTTHLLPIQSTYSLANIKETGSSSSYHKREKNSESDQSTYSKYSDRSSESSPRSRSRSSRSRSYSRSYTRSRSLASSHSRSRSPSSRSHSRNKYSDHSQCSRSSSYTSISSDDGRRAKRRLRSSGKKNSVSHKKHSSSSEKTLHSKYVKGRDRSSCVRKYSESRSSLDYSSDSEQSSVQATQSAQEKEKQGQMERTHNKQEKNRGEEKSKPEWECPHSKKRTLKENLSDHLRNGSKPKRKNYAGSKWDSESNSERDVTKNSKNDSRPSSDKEEGEATSDSESEVSEIHIKVKPTTKSSANTSLPEDNGAWKSSKQRTSTSDSEGSCSNAENNRGKPQKHKHGSKENLKREHTKKVKEKLKGKKDKKHKAPKRKQAFHWQPPLEFGEEEEEEIDDKQVTQESKEKKVSENSETIKDNIPKTEKSSEEGNLSGNHNTVTVSSDLDQFTKDDSKLSISPTALNTEENVACLQNIQHVEESVPNGVGDVLQTDDNMEICTPDRSSPAKVEETSPLGNARLDTTDTNIVLKQDMATEHPQAEVVKQESSMSKSKVSGEVGKQDSGSASLASAGESTGKKEVAEKSQINLIDKKWKPLQGVGNLAAPTAATSSAVEVKVLTTVPEMKPQGLRIEIKSKNKVRPGSLFDEVRKTARLNRRPRNQESSSDEQTPRRDDDSQSRSPSRSRSKSETKSRHRTRSVSYSHSRSRSRSSTSSYRSRSYSRSRSRGWYSRGRTRSRSSSYRSYKSHRTSSRSRSRSSSYDPHSRSRSYTYDSYYSRSRSRSRSQRSDSYHRGRSYNRRSRSCRSYGSDSESDRSYSHHRSPSESSRYS comes from the exons ATGAAAACTTTATTCTCAAACATGACAGAGCGTTCCTTTTGTCAATGGCAAATCGAGGGAAACATACCAATGGTTCCCAGTTTTTCAT TACCACAAAGCCTGCTCCACACCTGGATGG GGTGCATGTCGTCTTTGGACTGGTTATTTCTGGTTTTGAAGTAATCGAACAAATTGAAAATCTGAAGACCGATGCTGCAAGCAGACCATATGCAGATGTGCGAGTTATTGACTGTGGAGTACTTGccacaaaatcaacaaaagatG tttttgagaaaaaaaggaagaaaccaaCTCATTCAGAAGACTCGGATTCCTCTTCcaattcctcctcctcttcagaaTCATCTTCAGAAAGTGAAATTGAACATGAGAGAAGCAGAAGGAGGAAACATAAGAGGAGGCCAAAAGTTAAACGTTCTAAAAAGAGGCGAAAGGAAGCAAGCAGTTCAGAAGAGCCAAGGAATAAACATGTAATGAACCCAAAAGG TCACTCTGAGAGGAGTGATACCAATGAAAAAAGATCAGTTGATTCCAGTGCTAAAAGGGAAAAACCTGTGGTCCGCCCAGAAGAGATTCCTCCAGTGCCTGAGAACCGATTTTTACTGAGAAGAGATATGCCTGTTGTTACTGCAGAACCTGAACC GAAGATTCCTGATGTTGCACCCGTTGTAAGTGATCAGAAACCATCTGTATCAAAGTCTGGACGGAAGATTAAAGGAAGGGGCACAATT cgCTATCACACACCTCCAAGATCAAGATCCTGTTCTGAGTCAGATGATGATGACAGCAGTGAAACTCCTCCTCACTGGAAAGAGGAAATGCAGAGATTAAGAGCGTATAGACCACCTAGTGGAGAAAAATGGAGTAAAGGAGATAA GTTAAGTGACCCCTGTTCAAGCCGATGGGATGAAAGAAGCTTGTCTCAGAGATCCAGATCATGGTCCTATAATGGATATTATTCAGACCTTAGTACAGCAAGACACTCTGATGGCCACCATAAAAAacgcagaaaagaaaaaaaggttaagcataaaaagaaagggaaaaagcagaaacactgcagaagacacaaacaaacaaagaagagaAGGATTCTTATACCATCTGACATAGAATCCTCAAAATCTTCCACTCGAAGAATGAAATCCTCTTGTGATAGAGAAAGGAGTTCTCGTTCTTCCTCATTATCGTCTCATCACTCATCAAAGAGAGACTGGTCTAAATCTGATAAGGATGTCCAGAGCTCTTTAACCCATTCCAGCAGAGACTCATACAGATCAAAATCTCACTCACGGTCTTATTCTAGAGGAAGCTCAAGATCAAGGACCGCGTCAAAGTCCTCATCACATTCTCGAAGTAGATCAAAGTCCAGATCTAGTTCCAAGTCTGGGCACCGAAAGAGAGCAtcaaaatcaccaagaaaaaCAGCTTCTCAGTTAAGTGAAAATAAACCAGTTAAAACAGAACCTTTAAGAGCAGCCATggcacaaaatgaaaatgtaatagtACAACCAGTTGTAGCAGAAAATATTCCTGTAATACCACTGAGTGACAGTCCCCCCCCTTCAAGATGGAAGCCTGGACAGAAACCTTGGAAGCCCTCTTATGAGCGAATTCAGGAAATGAAAGCTAAAACAACCCATTTGCTACCCATCCAAAGCACTTACAGTTTAGCAAATATTAAAGAGACTGGTAGCTCATCATCCtaccataaaagagaaaaaaattcagaaagtgaTCAGAGCACTTATTCAAAATACAGTGATAGAAGTTCAGAAAGCTCACCAAGGTCAAGGAGCAGATCTTCTAGGAGTAGATCTTATTCCAGATCATATACAAGATCACGTAGTCTAGCTAGTTCACATTCAAGGTCTAGGTCTCCATCATCTAGATCTCATTCACGAAATAAATACAGTGATCATTCACAGTGTAGTAGATCATCTTCATATACTTCTATTAGCAGTGATGATGGAAGGCGAGCTAAGAGGAGACTTAGatccagtgggaaaaaaaatagtgtttcacaTAAAAAGCATAGCAGCAGCTCTGAAAAGACACTTCACAGTAAATATGTCAAAGGTAGAGACAGGTCTTCATGTGTGAGAAAGTATAGCGAGAGCAGATCATCTTTAGATTATTCTTCAGACAGTGAGCAGTCAAGTGTTCAGGCCACACAGTCAGCCCAGGAAAAAGAGAAGCAGGGCCAAATGGAAAGAACacataataaacaagaaaaaaacagaggtgAAGAAAAATCCAAGCCTGAATGGGAATGCCCTCATTCaaaaaaaaggactttgaaaGAGAATCTTTCTGATCACCTTAGAAATGGCAGTAAGCCCAAAAGGAAGAATTATGCTGGTAGTAAATGGGACTCTGAGTCAAATTCAGAACGAGATGTaactaaaaacagtaaaaatgactCCCGTCCATCCTCTGACAAGGAGGAAGGTGAGGCCACATCCGATTCTGAATCAGAGGTTAGTGAAATTCACATCAAAGTCAAACCCACAACCAAGTCGTCCGCAAATACTTCACTGCCTGAAGATAATGGTGCTTGGAAATCAAGCAAACAGCGCACATCAACTTCTGACTCTGAGGGGTCCTGTTCCAATGCAGAAAACAATAGGGGAAAGCCACAAAAGCACAAACATGGGTCAAAGGAAAATCTTAAAAGAGAACacaccaaaaaagtgaaagagaaattgaaagggaaaaaagacaaaaagcacaaGGCTCCAAAACGAAAGCAAGCATTTCACTGGCAGCCTCCACTAGAATTtggtgaagaggaggaggaagagattgATGACAAGCAAGTTACTCaggaatcaaaagagaaaaaagtttctgAAAACAGTGAAACCATAAAAGATAATATTCCAAAAACTGAGAAATCCAGTGAAGAGGGCAACCTTTCAGGTAATCATAATACAGTGACTGTTTCATCAGATCTTGATCAGTTTACTAAAGATGATAGTAAACTCAGTATTTCTCCTACAGCTTTAAATACTGAGGAAAATGTGGCCTGTTTACAAAACATTCAGCATGTTGAAGAAAGTGTTCCCAATGGAGTGGGAGATGTGCTTCAAACAGATGACAACATGGAGATCTGTACTCCTGATAGGAGTTCCCCAGCAAAGGTAGAGGAGACTTCCCCTCTAGGAAATGCACGGCTTGATACCACAGATACAAACATTGTTTTGAAGCAGGATATGGCAACGGAACATCCTCAAGCAGAGGTAGTAAAACAGGAAAGCAGCATGTCCAAAAGTAAAGTGTCGGGTGAAGTGGGGAAACAGGACAGCGGCTCTGCTAGCTTGGCTAGTGCTGGAGAAAGTACCGGGAAGAAGGAGGTGGCTGAGAAGAGCCAGATCAACCTCATTGATAAGAAATGGAAGCCCCTGCAAGGTGTGGGGAACCTGGCAGCACCTACTGCTGCCACATCCAGTGCTGTGGAAGTTAAGGTGTTGACCACTGTGCCTGAAATGAAACCACAAGGCTTGAGaatagaaattaaaagcaaaaataaagttcGGCCTGGGTCTCTCTTTGATGAAGTAAGAAAGACAGCACGCTTAAACCGTAGACCAAGAAATCAGGAGAGTTCAAGTGATGAGCAGACGCCTCGTCGGGATGATGATAGCCAGTCCAGGAGTCCAAGTAGATCTCGAAGTAAATCTGAAACCAAGTCAAGACACAGAACAAGGTCTGTCTCCTATAGTCACTCAAGAAGTCGATCGAGAAGTTCCACATCATCTTATCG ATCAAGAAGCTACTCTAGAAGTCGGAGCAGAGGATGGTACAGCAGAGGCCGAACCAGAAGCCGGAGCAGTTCCTACCGGAGTTACAAAAGTCACAG GACGTCCAGCAGGAGCAGATCCAGGAGCAGCTCATATGATCCCCACAGTCGATCCAG GTCCTACACCTATGATAGCTACTATAGCAGGAGTCGGAGTCGAAGTAGAAGCCAGAGAAGTGACAGTTACCACCGAGGCAGAAGTTATAATCGGCGGTCCAG GAGTTGTAGATCTTACGGCTCTGACAGTGAAAGTGACCGAAGTTACTCTCATCACCGGAGCCCCAGTGAGAGCAGCAGATATAGTTGA
- the NKTR gene encoding NK-tumor recognition protein isoform X6, protein MQRLRAYRPPSGEKWSKGDKLSDPCSSRWDERSLSQRSRSWSYNGYYSDLSTARHSDGHHKKRRKEKKVKHKKKGKKQKHCRRHKQTKKRRILIPSDIESSKSSTRRMKSSCDRERSSRSSSLSSHHSSKRDWSKSDKDVQSSLTHSSRDSYRSKSHSRSYSRGSSRSRTASKSSSHSRSRSKSRSSSKSGHRKRASKSPRKTASQLSENKPVKTEPLRAAMAQNENVIVQPVVAENIPVIPLSDSPPPSRWKPGQKPWKPSYERIQEMKAKTTHLLPIQSTYSLANIKETGSSSSYHKREKNSESDQSTYSKYSDRSSESSPRSRSRSSRSRSYSRSYTRSRSLASSHSRSRSPSSRSHSRNKYSDHSQCSRSSSYTSISSDDGRRAKRRLRSSGKKNSVSHKKHSSSSEKTLHSKYVKGRDRSSCVRKYSESRSSLDYSSDSEQSSVQATQSAQEKEKQGQMERTHNKQEKNRGEEKSKPEWECPHSKKRTLKENLSDHLRNGSKPKRKNYAGSKWDSESNSERDVTKNSKNDSRPSSDKEEGEATSDSESEVSEIHIKVKPTTKSSANTSLPEDNGAWKSSKQRTSTSDSEGSCSNAENNRGKPQKHKHGSKENLKREHTKKVKEKLKGKKDKKHKAPKRKQAFHWQPPLEFGEEEEEEIDDKQVTQESKEKKVSENSETIKDNIPKTEKSSEEGNLSGNHNTVTVSSDLDQFTKDDSKLSISPTALNTEENVACLQNIQHVEESVPNGVGDVLQTDDNMEICTPDRSSPAKVEETSPLGNARLDTTDTNIVLKQDMATEHPQAEVVKQESSMSKSKVSGEVGKQDSGSASLASAGESTGKKEVAEKSQINLIDKKWKPLQGVGNLAAPTAATSSAVEVKVLTTVPEMKPQGLRIEIKSKNKVRPGSLFDEVRKTARLNRRPRNQESSSDEQTPRRDDDSQSRSPSRSRSKSETKSRHRTRSVSYSHSRSRSRSSTSSYRSRSYSRSRSRGWYSRGRTRSRSSSYRSYKSHRTSSRSRSRSSSYDPHSRSRSYTYDSYYSRSRSRSRSQRSDSYHRGRSYNRRSRSCRSYGSDSESDRSYSHHRSPSESSRYS, encoded by the exons ATGCAGAGATTAAGAGCGTATAGACCACCTAGTGGAGAAAAATGGAGTAAAGGAGATAA GTTAAGTGACCCCTGTTCAAGCCGATGGGATGAAAGAAGCTTGTCTCAGAGATCCAGATCATGGTCCTATAATGGATATTATTCAGACCTTAGTACAGCAAGACACTCTGATGGCCACCATAAAAAacgcagaaaagaaaaaaaggttaagcataaaaagaaagggaaaaagcagaaacactgcagaagacacaaacaaacaaagaagagaAGGATTCTTATACCATCTGACATAGAATCCTCAAAATCTTCCACTCGAAGAATGAAATCCTCTTGTGATAGAGAAAGGAGTTCTCGTTCTTCCTCATTATCGTCTCATCACTCATCAAAGAGAGACTGGTCTAAATCTGATAAGGATGTCCAGAGCTCTTTAACCCATTCCAGCAGAGACTCATACAGATCAAAATCTCACTCACGGTCTTATTCTAGAGGAAGCTCAAGATCAAGGACCGCGTCAAAGTCCTCATCACATTCTCGAAGTAGATCAAAGTCCAGATCTAGTTCCAAGTCTGGGCACCGAAAGAGAGCAtcaaaatcaccaagaaaaaCAGCTTCTCAGTTAAGTGAAAATAAACCAGTTAAAACAGAACCTTTAAGAGCAGCCATggcacaaaatgaaaatgtaatagtACAACCAGTTGTAGCAGAAAATATTCCTGTAATACCACTGAGTGACAGTCCCCCCCCTTCAAGATGGAAGCCTGGACAGAAACCTTGGAAGCCCTCTTATGAGCGAATTCAGGAAATGAAAGCTAAAACAACCCATTTGCTACCCATCCAAAGCACTTACAGTTTAGCAAATATTAAAGAGACTGGTAGCTCATCATCCtaccataaaagagaaaaaaattcagaaagtgaTCAGAGCACTTATTCAAAATACAGTGATAGAAGTTCAGAAAGCTCACCAAGGTCAAGGAGCAGATCTTCTAGGAGTAGATCTTATTCCAGATCATATACAAGATCACGTAGTCTAGCTAGTTCACATTCAAGGTCTAGGTCTCCATCATCTAGATCTCATTCACGAAATAAATACAGTGATCATTCACAGTGTAGTAGATCATCTTCATATACTTCTATTAGCAGTGATGATGGAAGGCGAGCTAAGAGGAGACTTAGatccagtgggaaaaaaaatagtgtttcacaTAAAAAGCATAGCAGCAGCTCTGAAAAGACACTTCACAGTAAATATGTCAAAGGTAGAGACAGGTCTTCATGTGTGAGAAAGTATAGCGAGAGCAGATCATCTTTAGATTATTCTTCAGACAGTGAGCAGTCAAGTGTTCAGGCCACACAGTCAGCCCAGGAAAAAGAGAAGCAGGGCCAAATGGAAAGAACacataataaacaagaaaaaaacagaggtgAAGAAAAATCCAAGCCTGAATGGGAATGCCCTCATTCaaaaaaaaggactttgaaaGAGAATCTTTCTGATCACCTTAGAAATGGCAGTAAGCCCAAAAGGAAGAATTATGCTGGTAGTAAATGGGACTCTGAGTCAAATTCAGAACGAGATGTaactaaaaacagtaaaaatgactCCCGTCCATCCTCTGACAAGGAGGAAGGTGAGGCCACATCCGATTCTGAATCAGAGGTTAGTGAAATTCACATCAAAGTCAAACCCACAACCAAGTCGTCCGCAAATACTTCACTGCCTGAAGATAATGGTGCTTGGAAATCAAGCAAACAGCGCACATCAACTTCTGACTCTGAGGGGTCCTGTTCCAATGCAGAAAACAATAGGGGAAAGCCACAAAAGCACAAACATGGGTCAAAGGAAAATCTTAAAAGAGAACacaccaaaaaagtgaaagagaaattgaaagggaaaaaagacaaaaagcacaaGGCTCCAAAACGAAAGCAAGCATTTCACTGGCAGCCTCCACTAGAATTtggtgaagaggaggaggaagagattgATGACAAGCAAGTTACTCaggaatcaaaagagaaaaaagtttctgAAAACAGTGAAACCATAAAAGATAATATTCCAAAAACTGAGAAATCCAGTGAAGAGGGCAACCTTTCAGGTAATCATAATACAGTGACTGTTTCATCAGATCTTGATCAGTTTACTAAAGATGATAGTAAACTCAGTATTTCTCCTACAGCTTTAAATACTGAGGAAAATGTGGCCTGTTTACAAAACATTCAGCATGTTGAAGAAAGTGTTCCCAATGGAGTGGGAGATGTGCTTCAAACAGATGACAACATGGAGATCTGTACTCCTGATAGGAGTTCCCCAGCAAAGGTAGAGGAGACTTCCCCTCTAGGAAATGCACGGCTTGATACCACAGATACAAACATTGTTTTGAAGCAGGATATGGCAACGGAACATCCTCAAGCAGAGGTAGTAAAACAGGAAAGCAGCATGTCCAAAAGTAAAGTGTCGGGTGAAGTGGGGAAACAGGACAGCGGCTCTGCTAGCTTGGCTAGTGCTGGAGAAAGTACCGGGAAGAAGGAGGTGGCTGAGAAGAGCCAGATCAACCTCATTGATAAGAAATGGAAGCCCCTGCAAGGTGTGGGGAACCTGGCAGCACCTACTGCTGCCACATCCAGTGCTGTGGAAGTTAAGGTGTTGACCACTGTGCCTGAAATGAAACCACAAGGCTTGAGaatagaaattaaaagcaaaaataaagttcGGCCTGGGTCTCTCTTTGATGAAGTAAGAAAGACAGCACGCTTAAACCGTAGACCAAGAAATCAGGAGAGTTCAAGTGATGAGCAGACGCCTCGTCGGGATGATGATAGCCAGTCCAGGAGTCCAAGTAGATCTCGAAGTAAATCTGAAACCAAGTCAAGACACAGAACAAGGTCTGTCTCCTATAGTCACTCAAGAAGTCGATCGAGAAGTTCCACATCATCTTATCG ATCAAGAAGCTACTCTAGAAGTCGGAGCAGAGGATGGTACAGCAGAGGCCGAACCAGAAGCCGGAGCAGTTCCTACCGGAGTTACAAAAGTCACAG GACGTCCAGCAGGAGCAGATCCAGGAGCAGCTCATATGATCCCCACAGTCGATCCAG GTCCTACACCTATGATAGCTACTATAGCAGGAGTCGGAGTCGAAGTAGAAGCCAGAGAAGTGACAGTTACCACCGAGGCAGAAGTTATAATCGGCGGTCCAG GAGTTGTAGATCTTACGGCTCTGACAGTGAAAGTGACCGAAGTTACTCTCATCACCGGAGCCCCAGTGAGAGCAGCAGATATAGTTGA